One window of the Colletotrichum destructivum chromosome 4, complete sequence genome contains the following:
- a CDS encoding Putative ATP-dependent RNA helicase DEAD-box, Helicase superfamily 1/2, ATP-binding protein, whose protein sequence is MYARYVPSKKNQEAPKPAELSPPPPTPPAPAPSSIPTDDGLVTGGSTASPYARFVPSKSSKPRSSLSNVTTANADDSLSPATKRKHQVSAGAEEEAPAKRKKSRRSEDGVGSDEDTATPKKSKKEKKIKTSGQDFALVDDADAMDTRDDEPRATETQETGAEENKMQKKKKKKRASDAANSDTIDEENDSPTKKDKSKKKKKNRDDAGDEEEEQEQDKVDVRHKAVLAKATKYLKKSAEAAQAGVPEKLDVDDAEQVEEEHGLEPLPQPEPASVDASKPSYETLPHWLAAPIRVAPDTRTPFVDIGINPKAAQILEARGFRDAFAVQTAAVPLLLPSCKHRQGDLLVAAATGSGKTLAYALPIVRDLSQSTVTRLRALVVLPTRELVKQAQEVFELCAGAFDGRDQKRVRVGVSVGSQQLRHEQAALVERNERYDPEAYRAAHQRELDAWKEVEESTTDADDDTAVASSLPDHVVNYASRVDVLICTPGRLVEHINLTPGFSLDYVRWLVVDEADKLLAQSFQGWLDVVMPKLRTDDKFSARDFPDSNLSGVRKVVLSATLTRDLSLLSGLQLRRPQLIVLEGDQADGTAPIAEHTLPTLLKESAIRVHDANLKPLYLIDLLLGGHLMSETASKSLSTTPAAHEDGSSSSSSDSSSDASSEKSSDSESDSDTSSDSDSDSDSDSSSDSSSDASSEAAAGTSKPKTARTLFQTTALIFTKSNESALRLSRLISLLHPSLAPSIATLTSTQKTSDRRRALRAFAGRRLRLLVASDLVARGIDLPLLDNVVNYDLPASAAGYVHRVGRTARAGRAGAAWTLVEDGESGWFWGRIAKPSSGIRRAAKVDRLRIGDPDTGGFGDDRVREYEEALEKLGKEAGEARRHR, encoded by the coding sequence ATGTACGCCCGTTACGTCCCCTCAAAGAAGAACCAGGAGGCTCCGAAGCCTGCCGAGCTGtcacctccgccgccaactCCACCGGCCCCCGCGCCGTCCTCTATCCCgaccgacgacgggctcgtGACCGGAGGTTCGACCGCCAGTCCCTATGCGAGATTCGTTCCCTCAAAGAGCTCGAAGCCCCGTAGTTCCCTCTCCAATGTGACCACCGCAAACGCCGACGACAGCCTGTCCCCGGCGACCAAGCGCAAGCACCAGGTCTCGGCCggggccgaggaagaggcaccggccaagaggaagaagtcCAGGAGGTccgaggatggtgttggATCGGACGAGGATACAGCTACTCCCAAGAAAtccaagaaggagaagaagatcaagaCCTCCGGGCAGGACTTTGCGCTTgtagacgacgccgacgcgaTGGACACTCGCGACGATGAACCCCGGGCCACGGAAACACAAGAGACGGGAGCGGAGGAGAACAAGAtgcagaaaaagaagaagaagaagcgcgctTCAGACGCCGCCAATTCCGACACCATAGACGAGGAAAACGACTCACCAACCAAGAAGGATAAgtcgaaaaagaaaaagaagaaccgcgacgacgccggagacgaagaagaagaacaagaacaagacaAGGTCGATGTGCGGCACAAAGCCGTCTTGGCCAAGGCCACCAAGTACCTCAAGAAGTCGGCGGAAGCGGCCCAGGCCGGCGTCCCCGAGAAGctggacgtcgacgacgcagaacaggtggaagaagaacacggcctcgagcccctGCCGCAGCCCGAGCCCGCCTCCGTCGACGCCTCGAAACCCTCCTACGAGACCCTGCCGCACTGGCTCGCCGCCCCGATCCGCGTCGCCCCCGACACCCGGACGCCCTTTGTCGACATCGGCATCAACCCGAAGGCCGCccagatcctcgaggcccgcgGTTTCCGCGACGCTTTCGCCGTCcagaccgccgccgtgcccCTGCTCCTCCCGTCCTGCAAGCACCGCCAGGGCGACCtcctggtcgccgccgccaccggctcCGGAAAGACGCTGGCCTACGCGCTCCCCATCGTGCGCGATCTCAGCCAGAGTACTGTCACAAGACTGCGCGCCCTTGTTGTCCTGCCGACGCGTGAGCTGGTGAAGCAGGCGCAGGAGGTGTTTGAGCTctgcgccggcgccttcgacgGCCGCGACCAGAAGAGGGTGCGTGTCGGCGTCTCCGTCGGAAGTCAGCAGTTGAGGCACGAGCAGGCCGCCCTGGTCGAGAGGAACGAGAGATACGACCCCGAGGCCTACCGCGCGGCTCACCAGCGGGAACTTGACGCGTggaaggaggtcgaggagtcgacgaccgacgccgatgacgacaCGGCGGTCGCGAGCTCTCTGCCGGACCACGTCGTGAACTACGCTTCCAGGGTCGACGTCCTCATCTGCACCCCCGGCAGGCTTGTCGAGCACATCAACCTCACGCCTGGCTTCTCGCTCGACTACGTGCGCTGgctggtcgtcgacgaggccgataAGCTCCTCGCGCAGAGCTTCCAGGGCtggctcgacgtcgtcatgCCCAAGCTGCGCACCGACGACAAGTTCAGCGCCCGCGACTTCCCCGATTCCAACCTCTCCGGCGTGCGCAAGGTCGTCCTCAGCGCCACTCTCACCCGGGACCTGAGCCTGCTGAGTGGGCTGCAGCTCCGTCGGCCGCAgctcatcgtcctcgagggcgaccagGCCGACGGCACAGCACCCATCGCCGAGCATACCCTGCCGACCCTCCTCAAGGAATCCGCCATCAGGGTCCACGACGCGAACCTCAAGCCGCTCTACCTcatcgacctcctcctcggcggccaccTCATGTCCGAGACCGCTTCCAAGTCGCTATCGAccacgcccgccgcccacgaAGACGgctcatcctcctcatcctcagACAGCTCCTCAGATGCCTCATCCGAGAAGAGCTCCGATTCTGAATCCGACTCAGACACGAGCTCAGACTCCGATTCCGACTCCGACTCGGACAGCTCCTCGGACAGCTCCTCGGACGCCAGCTcagaagccgccgccggcacgtCCAAACCCAAAACCGCCCGCACCCTCTTCCAGACGACGGCCCTCATCTTCACCAAGTCGAACGAGTCCGCCCTCCGCCTCTCCCGCCTCATCTCCCTCCTGCACCCGTCCCTGGCGCCCTCCATCGCGACCCTCACGTCGACCCAGAAGACGTCCGACCGTCGCCGCGCCCTCCgcgccttcgccggccgccgcctgcgcctgctTGTCGCCTcggacctcgtcgcccgcggtATCGATCTGcccctcctcgacaacgtcgTCAACTACGACCTgcccgccagcgccgccggctACGTCCACCGCGTCGGCCGCACtgcccgcgccggccgcgccggTGCCGCATGgaccctcgtcgaggacggcgagagCGGCTGGTTCTGGGGCCGCATCGCCAAGCCAAGCAGCGGCATCCGCCGCGCCGCAAAGGTCGACCGCCTGCGCATCGGCGACCCGGACACCGGCGGGTTCGGGGACGACCGGGTGCGCGAGTACGAGGAGGCACTTGAGAAGCTGggcaaggaggccggcgaggcgaGGAGGCACAGATAG
- a CDS encoding Putative glycosyl transferase, family 1, whose product MSRTYNIAMVSDFFFPQPGGVESHIYQLSTKLIDRGHKVIIITHAYEGRSGVRNLTNGLRVYHVPFLVIFRSATFPTVFSFFPILRNILIREQIEIVHGHASLSSMCHEAILHARTMGLRTVFTDHSLFGFADAASILTNKILKFSLSDVDHVICVSHTCKENTVLRASLDPLMVSVIPNAVVAENFRPLDYPSSDAAGQPFGQNPPPAHHLGPNDVITIVVISRLFYNKGTDLLTAAIPRILENHPNTRFIIAGSGPKAIDLEQMIEQNVLQDRVEMLGPIRHEEVRDVMVRGHIYLHPSLTEAFGTVIVEAASCGLYVVCTQVGGIPEVLPSHMTVFAKPEEDDLVVATGKAIAALRANKVRTERFHEQVRKMYSWTNVAIRTERVYHGITGELSEAEFYGFDTANPSTFGNSRVRSFTLIDRLKRYYGCGIWAGKLFCLCVIVDYLLFLFLELWFPREQIDICPEWPRKIVDDAEDSKED is encoded by the exons ATGAGTCGAACATACAATATCGCTATGGTTAGCGACTTCTTTTTCCCACAGCCAGGAGGAGTCGAGAGCCACATCTATCAACTATCCACGAAGCTCATCGACCGCGGACACAaagtcatcatcatcacccaCGCCTACGAAGGCCGCAGCGGCGTGCGGAACTTGACCAACGGCCTGCGAGTCTACCACGTCCCGTTCCTCGTCATATTTCGATCCGCCACATTTCCgaccgtcttctccttcttcccgaTCCTCCGCAACATCCTCATCCGAGAGCAGATCGAGATTGTCCACGGCCACGCGAGTCTGAGCAGCATGTGCCATGAAGCGATCCTACACGCAAGGACAATGGGTTTGCGGACCGTCTTCACGGACCACTCGCTGTTCGGTTTCGCGGATGCTGCCAGTATTCTGACGAACAAGATTCTCAAGTTCTCCCTGAGCGACGTGGACCATGTCATTTGCGTCAGCCATACATG CAAAGAGAATACTGTCCTCCGAGCGTCTCTGGACCCCCTCATGGTCTCGGTCATTCCCAAcgccgtcgttgccgagaACTTCCGCCCCCTCGATTACCCATCTTCCGACGCCGCTGGACAGCCCTTTGGACAGAACCCGCCCCCGGCACACCATCTCGGCCCGAACGACGTGATTACGATCGTGGTGATATCCCGCCTATTTTATAACAAGGGGACGGATCTTCTGACGGCCGCGATCCCCCGTATCCTGGAGAACCACCCCAACACGAGATTCATCATTGCCGGCTCGGGCCCAAAGgccatcgacctcgagcagATGATTGAACAGAACGTTCTACAAGACCGCGTCGAGATGCTGGGCCCGATCCGCCACGAAGAGGTGCGGGATGTCATGGTTCGAGGCCACATCTACCTACACCCGAGTTTGACAGAGGCCTTTGGTACGGTCATTGTGGAGGCAGCTAGCTGTGGGTTGTACGTCGTATGCACGCAGGTCGGCGGTATTCCCGAGGTCCTACCATCTCACATGACTGTCTTTGCAAAGCCAGAGGAGGACGACTTGGTCGTTGCGACGGGCAAGGCGATCGCTGCGCTGAGGGCAAACAAGGTGCGGACTGAGCGCTTTCACGAGCAGGTCCGAAAGATGTATTCCTGGACCAACGTGGCCATCCGCACGGAGCGGGTCTATCACGGAATCACCGGCGAGCTTAGCGAAGCCGAGTTTTACGGGTTTGACACCGCCAACCCCTCAACCTTTGGCAACAGCCGAGTGCGGTCCTTCACACTCATCGATCGGCTCAAACGCTACTACGGCTGCGGCATCTGGGCGGGCAAGCTCTTCTGTCTCTGCGTCATTGTCGACTACCTGCTGTTTTTATTCCTGGAGTTGTGGTTCCCGCGAGAGCAGATCGACATTTGCCCCGAGTGGCCGCGGAAGATCGTTGACGATGCGGAGGACTCCAAGGAGGATTGA